In Massilia antarctica, the following are encoded in one genomic region:
- a CDS encoding TraR/DksA family transcriptional regulator yields MHHLTDDDIKQFDAQLRGQRDAVQAAIAQRLHQAGDPDQLALANHFADVREQAEADLLGDTDIGQLQLELADLKAIDDALARIAGGAYGDCAGCGAPIALPRLRAQPAAPRCLTCQEALEKQHPPVSR; encoded by the coding sequence TTGCATCACCTCACCGACGACGACATCAAGCAGTTCGACGCGCAACTGCGTGGCCAGCGCGACGCCGTGCAGGCCGCCATCGCCCAGCGCCTGCACCAGGCCGGCGACCCGGACCAACTGGCGCTGGCCAATCATTTCGCGGACGTGCGCGAACAGGCCGAGGCGGACTTGCTGGGCGACACCGACATCGGGCAACTGCAGCTGGAACTGGCCGACCTGAAGGCGATCGACGACGCGCTCGCGCGCATCGCCGGCGGCGCCTACGGCGACTGCGCCGGATGCGGCGCGCCCATCGCACTGCCGCGGCTGCGCGCGCAGCCGGCGGCGCCGAGGTGCCTGACCTGCCAGGAAGCGCTCGAAAAGCAGCACCCGCCCGTGTCGCGCTGA
- a CDS encoding MgtC/SapB family protein translates to MLLTTAALTGMAVATGCGLLIGIDRERRKGSGPARAYAGVRSFALVSFTGALAQALDGALVLVAGLLVVALSVVAYWRDRSPAPGVTTELALFLSFLLGVAAIDNPRVAAGAAVVVAALLYLRGPLHHFARTTLTGPEVRDGLFFAGAALVVRPLLPDAGSAWLLGVNPKTLWSLVILIMGIQAAAHIGLRLAGPRLGLAMSGFAGGFVSSVATIAAMGARCRKEPDLRQACVAAALLSNVATFALLWVIAITVAPAYLRQLAPVLASALCAALALGALSLVGQKGGAPGTPAPGRVFDIRQAALFALLLSAATSVLAWLNAQFGSGALFSGTALAGFFDLHAAAGSALSLLAGAAATPRAALLAVLLGITTNMISKAAGALAGGRQFAVRVNASLALVLLAAWLPFWLLAP, encoded by the coding sequence ATGCTGCTGACGACGGCGGCGCTGACCGGCATGGCGGTCGCCACCGGTTGCGGCTTGCTGATCGGGATCGACCGCGAACGCCGCAAGGGAAGCGGGCCGGCGCGCGCCTATGCCGGGGTGCGCAGCTTCGCGCTGGTGTCCTTCACCGGCGCGCTGGCGCAAGCGCTGGACGGTGCCTTGGTGCTGGTGGCCGGGCTGCTGGTGGTGGCCCTGAGCGTGGTCGCTTACTGGCGCGACCGTTCGCCAGCGCCCGGGGTGACCACCGAACTGGCGCTGTTCCTGAGCTTTCTGCTGGGGGTCGCGGCGATCGACAATCCGCGCGTGGCGGCCGGCGCCGCCGTCGTCGTCGCGGCGCTGCTGTACTTGCGCGGCCCGCTGCATCACTTCGCGCGCACCACCCTGACCGGGCCCGAAGTGCGCGACGGCCTGTTTTTCGCCGGCGCGGCGCTGGTGGTCAGGCCCTTGCTGCCCGACGCCGGCAGCGCGTGGCTGCTGGGCGTCAACCCGAAAACCCTGTGGTCGCTGGTGATCCTGATCATGGGCATCCAGGCGGCGGCGCACATCGGCCTGCGCCTGGCCGGGCCGCGGTTGGGCCTGGCCATGTCAGGCTTCGCGGGCGGCTTTGTCTCCAGCGTGGCGACCATTGCCGCGATGGGCGCGCGCTGCCGCAAAGAGCCCGATTTGCGCCAGGCGTGCGTGGCGGCGGCCTTGCTGTCGAATGTGGCCACCTTCGCGCTGCTGTGGGTGATCGCCATCACGGTCGCGCCGGCCTATCTGCGCCAGCTGGCGCCGGTACTGGCGAGCGCGCTGTGCGCGGCGCTGGCGCTAGGTGCGCTGAGCCTGGTGGGGCAGAAGGGGGGCGCGCCCGGCACGCCGGCCCCGGGCCGTGTGTTCGACATCCGCCAGGCGGCGCTGTTCGCGCTGCTGCTCAGCGCGGCGACGTCGGTACTGGCCTGGCTCAATGCGCAATTCGGCAGCGGCGCACTGTTCAGCGGCACCGCGCTGGCCGGTTTCTTCGATTTGCACGCCGCCGCCGGCTCGGCCCTGTCGCTGCTGGCCGGCGCTGCCGCCACGCCGCGTGCCGCCCTGCTGGCCGTGCTGCTCGGGATCACGACCAATATGATCAGCAAGGCCGCCGGCGCGCTGGCGGGCGGGCGCCAGTTCGCCGTGCGCGTCAATGCGAGCCTGGCGCTGGTGTTGCTGGCGGCCTGGCTGCCGTTCTGGCTGCTGGCCCCGTGA
- a CDS encoding universal stress protein, translating to MYKTIVVHVDASARLAARVEAAARLAIANDAHLVGVAPTGLSAFMFPLSAMDAGMPPIAFPIEEIRAEAERSLDLFDGYARRAGVDAPERLLVDEEIGAGLCLRARYADLLVIGAPLDGAPGPLGHHDVSGYVLLNCARPVLVVPAAGTIGPIGQRVTVAWNGSVEAVRAVTSALALLQGAAQVDLVVAGKNDRPDLHGEQPGADIALYLARHGVKVDVSVIQGGDDDGEALLSFAAEKGSDLIVMGAFGHSRVREFVLGGATRTALRSSPIPLWMAH from the coding sequence ATGTACAAAACCATAGTAGTCCATGTCGATGCGAGCGCCAGGCTGGCCGCGCGCGTGGAAGCTGCCGCACGCCTGGCCATCGCGAATGACGCCCATCTGGTCGGCGTGGCGCCGACCGGACTGTCGGCATTCATGTTTCCGCTGAGCGCCATGGATGCGGGCATGCCCCCGATCGCATTCCCGATCGAAGAAATCCGTGCCGAGGCCGAGCGTTCGCTGGACCTGTTCGACGGTTACGCTCGCCGGGCCGGGGTGGATGCGCCCGAGCGGCTGCTGGTCGACGAGGAAATCGGGGCCGGCCTGTGCCTGCGGGCCAGGTATGCCGACCTGCTGGTCATCGGCGCGCCGCTAGACGGCGCCCCGGGTCCCTTGGGGCATCACGATGTCAGCGGATACGTGCTGCTCAACTGCGCCCGGCCGGTGCTGGTAGTGCCGGCCGCCGGGACCATCGGCCCGATCGGACAAAGGGTGACCGTGGCATGGAACGGCAGCGTCGAGGCGGTGCGCGCCGTCACCAGCGCGCTCGCCCTGCTGCAAGGCGCCGCGCAAGTGGATCTGGTCGTCGCCGGCAAGAACGACCGTCCGGACCTGCACGGCGAACAGCCCGGCGCCGACATCGCGCTCTACCTGGCACGGCACGGCGTCAAGGTCGATGTGAGCGTCATCCAGGGGGGCGACGACGATGGCGAGGCGCTGCTGTCCTTCGCCGCCGAAAAAGGTTCCGACCTGATCGTCATGGGCGCCTTCGGCCACTCCCGTGTCCGCGAGTTCGTGCTCGGCGGCGCGACCCGCACGGCGCTGCGCTCGTCGCCGATACCGCTGTGGATGGCGCATTGA
- a CDS encoding PepSY-associated TM helix domain-containing protein — protein sequence MKPEIVRTYKVVHTWVGILSGVMLFIAFYAGAFTMFKPEIGRWAEAVPSARQGASSPLDALAAAFFATRVEAIGSAVLVLDRERPGYGRMRYTDKQGASWQVTFDDAGRLQTSAAQTGPAGHFVDEVHRNGGLPLAGAVAEPIIGVVALLYALALISGVVILLPSLVKDLLLLRISANVKRFWLDAHNLIGITSLPFHLVIALTTAGFCLHDWVYDTQDATIHAIGKAAAAAPGARGKADPGASANWVTPSSLLASARAQSASFTPTELTYRGLDSPKPQVNLGGEDWSGHMRAPRAGFMNFNPVTGQLNKGISLLPHQQTNWEASLSAIFALHFGSFGGVPVRLAYAVMGVLGAILFYTGNLLWIESRLKKNRQLAVPLQQPRHVRWVAALTVGLCLGAVIGLPLGMVALRWQASLGVGLAGIGLSVFNTALAVGLLAALVKGVAWAGYRLSAAAALATLLVPATSLLAALFPALPIAKPYVTDFLFIDGLSLLGGLALLWMAARVRRRGRSGEQHSVWREPALSPQTNPSQIPSNQMEQM from the coding sequence ATGAAGCCGGAGATCGTGCGCACCTACAAAGTGGTGCATACCTGGGTCGGCATTCTCAGCGGCGTGATGCTGTTCATCGCCTTTTACGCCGGCGCGTTCACCATGTTCAAGCCCGAGATCGGGCGCTGGGCAGAGGCAGTGCCGAGCGCGCGGCAAGGCGCCAGTTCGCCGCTCGATGCATTGGCCGCCGCATTTTTTGCCACGCGCGTCGAGGCCATCGGCAGCGCCGTGCTGGTGCTCGACCGCGAGCGGCCAGGATACGGCCGCATGCGCTATACCGACAAGCAGGGCGCCAGCTGGCAGGTGACCTTCGACGACGCCGGCCGCCTGCAAACGAGCGCCGCGCAAACCGGACCGGCCGGCCACTTCGTCGACGAGGTGCACCGCAATGGCGGCCTGCCGCTGGCCGGCGCCGTGGCCGAGCCGATCATCGGCGTGGTGGCCTTGCTGTACGCGCTGGCGCTCATTTCCGGCGTGGTCATCCTGCTGCCGTCGCTGGTCAAGGATTTGCTGCTGCTGCGCATCAGCGCCAACGTCAAGCGCTTCTGGCTCGATGCGCACAACCTGATCGGCATCACCAGCCTGCCGTTTCACCTGGTCATTGCCCTGACCACGGCCGGGTTCTGCCTGCACGACTGGGTCTACGACACCCAGGACGCCACCATTCACGCCATCGGCAAAGCAGCCGCCGCGGCGCCTGGCGCCAGGGGCAAGGCCGACCCCGGCGCCAGCGCAAACTGGGTGACGCCATCGTCCCTGCTGGCCAGCGCCCGGGCCCAGTCCGCCAGTTTCACGCCCACCGAGCTGACCTACCGCGGCCTGGACAGCCCGAAACCGCAAGTGAACCTGGGCGGCGAAGACTGGAGCGGCCACATGCGCGCCCCGCGTGCCGGTTTCATGAACTTCAATCCCGTCACCGGCCAGCTCAACAAGGGCATCAGCCTGCTGCCGCACCAGCAAACCAACTGGGAAGCGAGCCTGTCGGCCATCTTCGCGCTGCACTTCGGCAGTTTTGGCGGGGTGCCGGTGCGCCTGGCGTACGCCGTGATGGGCGTGCTGGGTGCGATCCTGTTCTACACCGGCAACCTTCTGTGGATCGAATCGCGGCTGAAAAAAAACCGCCAGCTTGCCGTGCCCCTCCAACAGCCGCGTCACGTGCGCTGGGTGGCGGCACTGACGGTCGGGCTGTGCCTTGGCGCCGTCATCGGGCTTCCGCTCGGCATGGTGGCGCTGCGCTGGCAAGCCAGCCTGGGCGTCGGTCTGGCCGGCATCGGCCTGTCGGTCTTCAATACCGCGCTGGCCGTCGGCCTGCTGGCGGCGCTGGTCAAGGGCGTGGCCTGGGCCGGCTACCGGCTGAGCGCCGCCGCCGCGCTGGCGACCCTGCTGGTGCCCGCCACCAGCCTGCTGGCGGCCCTGTTCCCGGCCCTGCCGATCGCCAAGCCATATGTCACCGATTTCCTGTTTATCGACGGCCTGTCGCTGCTCGGCGGCCTGGCGCTGCTGTGGATGGCGGCGCGCGTGCGCCGGCGCGGCCGCTCGGGCGAGCAGCACAGCGTCTGGCGCGAGCCGGCGCTGTCTCCACAAACGAATCCAAGCCAAATACCTTCTAACCAAATGGAGCAAATGTAA
- a CDS encoding TonB-dependent receptor encodes MACMTMIATVSLPAMAQAPVETMKEITVKAAAETAASLPAAAPGGKVATGARLGVLGNVSVMDTPFNITAYTSQTIADQQAQTIAAVLKNDPSVRTTTNEGHIVENFNIRGFGVSSGSMAINGAYGLAPEQNTPTEMFERVEVLKGPGAMMMGLPPAGDVGGAVNLVPKRAGATPLTRVTTSVSTKSNVGVHADVARRFGEDQALGVRVNGVLSGGKTWLDHQTRKREIGHVAVDYQGKGWNVEMDAYSLTNKVRKGAPMQPIINGWTHVPKAPHGSTNFFYGEDVYGNTETQGVIVRGQVELGAGWSAFASAGSAKHSYDGFIFGTRPVLPVSGGDSGNATGTAYNSWGEYETTTFETGVRGQFTTGAIAHKVTVAANVMNYEGGSRGNGTAPINSNIYNPTPIAMPAGKDASTYNQFNDDVMTGLSAADSMWFADGKLQITIGARAQKVHQKLDNYEETAVTPLAGVVFKPWGDNVSLYANYVEGLSAGTTVAAPYANEGETFKPYKSKQAEIGVKWAMNTLTQTLSLFQISKPALIEKDNRMTTDGEQRNRGVEWNVFGKAGKDISLLGGVAYTKAEQTRTAKGINQGKSQLGVPRLTANIGVDYALAAVPGLELSSRINYTGKQWLAGDNSLKLDAWTTLDLGARYATRFGAMPVVLRAFVTNVGDKEYFEGAWGAGRVNVGAPRAVRLSAAFDF; translated from the coding sequence ATGGCCTGTATGACCATGATCGCCACCGTGTCCCTGCCGGCCATGGCCCAGGCGCCTGTCGAAACCATGAAGGAAATCACTGTCAAGGCCGCTGCCGAGACGGCCGCCAGCCTTCCCGCGGCCGCGCCCGGCGGCAAAGTGGCGACGGGCGCCCGTCTCGGCGTGCTCGGCAACGTGAGCGTGATGGACACGCCGTTCAACATCACTGCCTACACATCCCAGACCATCGCCGACCAGCAGGCCCAGACCATCGCCGCCGTGCTCAAGAACGACCCGTCGGTGCGCACCACCACCAACGAAGGCCACATCGTCGAGAACTTCAATATCCGCGGTTTCGGCGTGAGTTCGGGATCGATGGCGATCAATGGCGCCTACGGCCTGGCCCCGGAGCAAAACACCCCGACCGAAATGTTTGAACGGGTCGAAGTGCTCAAGGGTCCCGGCGCAATGATGATGGGCCTGCCGCCGGCGGGCGATGTGGGCGGCGCGGTCAACCTGGTGCCCAAGCGCGCCGGTGCCACTCCGCTGACCCGCGTGACGACCTCGGTGTCGACCAAGTCGAACGTGGGTGTGCATGCCGATGTGGCGCGCCGCTTCGGCGAGGACCAAGCCCTGGGCGTGCGCGTCAACGGCGTGCTCTCCGGCGGCAAAACCTGGCTGGACCACCAGACCAGGAAGCGCGAAATCGGCCACGTGGCGGTCGACTACCAGGGCAAGGGCTGGAACGTGGAGATGGACGCCTACTCGCTGACCAACAAGGTGCGCAAGGGCGCGCCGATGCAGCCGATCATCAACGGCTGGACCCATGTGCCGAAAGCGCCGCATGGCTCCACCAACTTCTTCTACGGCGAAGATGTGTACGGCAACACCGAAACCCAGGGCGTGATCGTACGTGGCCAGGTCGAGCTCGGCGCTGGCTGGAGCGCGTTCGCCTCGGCCGGCTCGGCCAAGCATTCGTACGACGGCTTCATCTTCGGCACCCGTCCGGTGCTGCCAGTGTCCGGAGGCGACAGCGGCAATGCCACCGGCACGGCCTACAATTCATGGGGCGAGTACGAAACCACCACGTTTGAAACGGGCGTGCGCGGCCAGTTCACCACCGGCGCCATCGCGCACAAGGTGACCGTGGCAGCCAACGTCATGAACTACGAAGGCGGCAGCCGCGGCAACGGCACCGCGCCCATCAACAGCAACATCTACAATCCGACGCCGATCGCCATGCCGGCCGGGAAAGATGCCTCGACCTACAACCAGTTCAATGATGACGTGATGACTGGGCTCAGCGCGGCCGATTCGATGTGGTTTGCCGATGGCAAGCTGCAAATCACCATCGGTGCGCGCGCCCAGAAGGTGCATCAGAAGCTGGACAACTACGAGGAAACCGCCGTCACGCCGCTGGCCGGCGTAGTGTTCAAGCCGTGGGGCGACAATGTATCCTTGTACGCCAATTACGTTGAAGGCCTGAGCGCCGGCACCACCGTTGCGGCGCCGTATGCGAATGAAGGCGAAACGTTCAAGCCGTACAAGTCCAAACAGGCCGAAATTGGCGTGAAATGGGCGATGAATACGCTCACCCAGACCCTGAGCCTGTTCCAGATCAGCAAACCGGCCCTGATCGAGAAGGACAACCGCATGACCACCGACGGCGAGCAGCGCAACCGTGGCGTGGAGTGGAATGTGTTCGGCAAGGCCGGCAAGGACATTTCCTTGCTCGGTGGCGTGGCATATACCAAGGCCGAGCAGACCAGGACCGCCAAGGGCATCAACCAGGGCAAGTCGCAGTTGGGCGTGCCGCGTCTGACGGCCAACATCGGCGTCGACTACGCGCTGGCTGCGGTGCCGGGGCTGGAACTGAGTTCGCGCATCAACTACACCGGCAAGCAGTGGCTGGCGGGCGACAACAGCCTGAAACTCGATGCGTGGACCACCTTGGACCTGGGCGCGCGTTACGCGACGCGCTTTGGCGCAATGCCGGTGGTGCTGCGCGCCTTTGTGACCAACGTGGGCGACAAGGAGTACTTTGAAGGCGCATGGGGAGCGGGGCGGGTGAACGTGGGCGCGCCGCGGGCCGTGCGTTTGTCGGCGGCGTTCGATTTCTGA
- a CDS encoding MFS transporter, translating into MPALPAAAAAPPSLLHPHVPRAFALLIACLCSFMVVMDGAIVNVALPSIQRELHLDPAQLQWVVDAYLLMLGGLMLLAARASDLYGRKPVLMSGLLVFTLASLAAGKADGAAMLLAARAVQGCGAAALATSTLAVIVAVYPQGRARARAISLWAASSAIASALGVVAGGVLTAWAGWRWVMFVNVPIGVALMAGVGLSMQAARGGGPRPRLDLAGALSITGAIGVLIYACGRALAGGWGANGVPAMLIGSLVLGALFVAIERRTAQPLVRLGIFALRNVRFGNLVVLCLGAALTSSSLFLSIVLQQVLAYPALDAGLALLPMGLALAVAAIASRPLMDAGWRRLPFCGAVLGAAGFLWLAALPQAAHYANHVLGPILLIGTGLGLMLMSSAHAALAGVPAADAGLAAGLFNTARQLGAALGVALLSSLAHAFGTAGTAGGSSLAGCHAAFAGMAGLSLVAGLASLRLGSLADDARTRGAVQPARTGA; encoded by the coding sequence ATGCCTGCCCTCCCTGCGGCCGCCGCCGCGCCCCCTTCCCTGCTGCACCCCCACGTACCACGCGCGTTCGCGCTGCTGATCGCTTGCCTGTGTTCCTTCATGGTGGTGATGGACGGCGCCATCGTCAACGTGGCACTGCCATCGATTCAGCGCGAGCTGCATCTGGATCCGGCCCAGCTTCAGTGGGTGGTGGACGCCTATCTGCTGATGCTGGGCGGCTTGATGCTGCTGGCCGCGCGCGCCAGCGATCTGTACGGACGCAAGCCGGTCTTGATGTCAGGGCTGCTGGTGTTTACCTTGGCCAGCCTGGCGGCCGGCAAGGCCGATGGCGCCGCCATGCTGCTGGCCGCGCGCGCCGTCCAGGGCTGCGGCGCCGCCGCCCTGGCGACCTCGACCTTGGCGGTGATCGTGGCCGTCTACCCCCAGGGCCGCGCCAGGGCCAGGGCGATTTCGCTGTGGGCCGCCTCGAGCGCCATCGCGTCCGCGCTGGGCGTGGTGGCCGGCGGCGTCCTCACGGCGTGGGCTGGCTGGCGCTGGGTCATGTTCGTCAATGTCCCGATCGGCGTGGCGCTGATGGCTGGGGTGGGCTTGAGCATGCAGGCAGCGCGGGGCGGTGGGCCGCGTCCACGCCTCGATCTTGCCGGCGCGCTCAGTATCACCGGCGCGATCGGCGTGCTGATTTATGCCTGCGGCCGCGCGCTCGCGGGAGGCTGGGGCGCGAACGGGGTACCCGCCATGCTGATCGGCTCGCTGGTGCTGGGCGCACTGTTCGTGGCGATCGAACGCAGGACGGCGCAGCCGCTGGTCCGGCTCGGCATTTTCGCGCTGCGCAACGTCCGCTTCGGCAATCTCGTGGTGCTGTGCCTGGGGGCGGCATTGACCTCATCCAGCTTATTCCTGTCCATCGTACTGCAGCAGGTGCTTGCCTATCCGGCGCTCGATGCCGGACTGGCCCTGCTGCCGATGGGCCTGGCGTTGGCGGTGGCGGCCATCGCGTCGCGGCCGTTGATGGATGCGGGATGGCGCCGTCTGCCATTCTGCGGCGCCGTGCTCGGCGCGGCAGGCTTTCTGTGGCTCGCAGCCCTGCCCCAGGCCGCGCACTATGCGAACCATGTGCTCGGTCCGATCCTGCTGATCGGGACCGGCCTGGGCTTGATGCTGATGAGCAGTGCCCACGCCGCGCTGGCCGGCGTGCCGGCCGCCGATGCCGGACTGGCGGCGGGCCTGTTCAACACGGCGCGCCAACTGGGTGCAGCGCTCGGCGTGGCGTTACTGTCGAGTCTGGCGCATGCGTTCGGCACCGCTGGCACCGCTGGCGGCAGCTCGCTGGCGGGCTGCCACGCGGCGTTTGCGGGCATGGCCGGTCTGAGCCTGGTCGCCGGACTGGCCTCGTTGCGCCTGGGTAGCCTGGCAGACGACGCGCGCACGCGTGGCGCCGTACAGCCGGCGCGCACCGGCGCCTGA
- a CDS encoding AraC family transcriptional regulator encodes MSPLIHASASSPDPALDASERSDGPALIALGGDAQPDSQFRLGTVEYDWHAHVRGQLFCVESGLIHVRTAHGSWLLPPHRAGWIPPGVAHQVSVSGAMTGWSLLVTPVASRALPATPCVVAVNTLMLALVRRAVGWSGQQPASPQQERLSAVLLDEIADAPHEALHLPMPSDRRLLRIAAAIVAAPGAERSLEQWAEVGAISARTMSRLFRSETGISFAQWRQQARLSRALELLAQGDAVARVADTLGYASPSNFIAMFRRAFGDSPSHYFAGRRAP; translated from the coding sequence ATGTCCCCGCTCATCCATGCATCCGCCTCCAGCCCCGATCCTGCCCTCGACGCCAGCGAACGCAGCGACGGCCCGGCCCTGATCGCCCTGGGCGGCGATGCGCAGCCGGACAGCCAGTTCCGCCTCGGTACGGTCGAATACGACTGGCATGCGCATGTGCGTGGACAGCTGTTTTGCGTGGAAAGCGGCCTGATTCACGTGCGCACGGCGCACGGTTCCTGGCTATTGCCGCCGCATCGGGCGGGATGGATACCGCCCGGGGTAGCGCACCAGGTCAGCGTGAGCGGCGCCATGACCGGATGGAGCCTGCTGGTCACCCCCGTGGCCAGCCGCGCGCTGCCGGCCACGCCCTGCGTGGTCGCTGTCAATACCTTGATGCTGGCGCTGGTGCGGCGGGCCGTGGGCTGGTCCGGCCAGCAGCCGGCCAGTCCGCAGCAGGAGCGTTTGAGCGCCGTGCTGCTCGATGAAATCGCCGATGCGCCGCATGAGGCATTGCATTTGCCGATGCCCTCCGACCGCCGCCTGTTGCGCATCGCCGCAGCCATCGTGGCCGCCCCCGGCGCCGAGCGCAGCCTGGAGCAGTGGGCGGAGGTGGGCGCCATATCGGCGCGCACCATGAGCCGCCTGTTTCGCAGCGAAACCGGCATCAGTTTTGCGCAATGGCGCCAGCAGGCCCGCCTGAGCCGCGCGCTGGAGCTGCTGGCGCAGGGCGATGCCGTGGCGCGGGTGGCCGACACGCTCGGCTACGCAAGTCCCAGCAACTTCATCGCGATGTTCCGGCGCGCCTTCGGGGACTCTCCGTCGCACTACTTTGCCGGCCGGCGCGCGCCCTGA